The following coding sequences are from one Humulus lupulus chromosome X, drHumLupu1.1, whole genome shotgun sequence window:
- the LOC133805082 gene encoding putative casein kinase II subunit beta-4 isoform X1 → MYRDRGGGSSKSEIVGPLDRKRINDALDKHLEKSSPSTSRALSSKDKERLSVPSTSAGKSQLDHRDSRSAAASLSKNKCSDEESETDSEESDVSGSDGDDTSWISWFCNLRGNEFFCEVDDEYIQDDFNLCGLSSQVPYYDYALDLILDVESSHGDMFTEEQNELVESAAEMLYGLIHVRYILTSKGMSAMLEKYKNYDFGRCPRVYCCGQPCLPVGQSDIPRSSTVKIYCPKCEDIYYPRSKYQGNIDGAYFGTTFPHLFLMTYGHLKPQKAAQSYIPRVFGFKIHKP, encoded by the exons ATGTATAGGGATCGTGGTGGTGGGTCTTCGAAATCGGAGATTGTTGGACCGCTCGATCGGAAGCGCATCAACGATGCCCTGGACAAGCATCTCGAGAAGTCTTCACCGTCTACTTCGAGGGCCTTGAGCAGTAAGGACAAGGAGAGGCTCTCCGTTCCTTCCACCTCCGCCGGTAAATCACAGCTCGATCATCGTGATTCTCGCTCCGCCGCAGCTTCTCTCTCTAAGAATAAATGCTCTGATG AGGAATCTGAGACGGATAGTGAAGAATCCGATGTAAGTGGCTCTGATGGAGATGACACTTCTTGGATTTCATGGTTTTGCAATTTGCGAGGAAATGAGTTCTTTTGTGAAGTCGACGATGAATACATTCAAGATGATTTCAACCTTTGTGGTTTGAGCAGTCAAGTTCCATAttatgattatgcacttgatcTGATTTTGGACGTGGAATCTTCACATG GGGATATGTTCACTGAGGAGCAAAACGAGTTGGTTGAATCAGCAGCGGAGATGCTATATGGTCTTATTCATGTCCGATATATACTCACTAGCAAAGGAATGTCTGCAATG TTGGAGAAGTACAAAAACTATGACTTTGGAAGATGCCCACGAGTATATTGCTGTGGACAACCTTGCCTTCCTGTTGGCCAATCCGACATTCCTCGTTCCAGTACTGTAAAAATTTACTGCCCGAAGTGTGAAGACATCTATTACCCTCGATCCAAATACCAAGGCA ACATTGACGGAGCATATTTTGGAACCACATTCCCCCACTTATTTTTGATGACATACGGGCACCTTAAGCCACAGAAGGCCGCGCAAAGTTATATTCCAAGAGTTTTCGGCTTCAAGATTCACAAGCCGTGA
- the LOC133805082 gene encoding putative casein kinase II subunit beta-4 isoform X2 has product MYRDRGGGSSKSEIVGPLDRKRINDALDKHLEKSSPSTSRALSSKDKERLSVPSTSAGKSQLDHRDSRSAAASLSKNKCSDEESETDSEESDVSGSDGDDTSWISWFCNLRGNEFFCEVDDEYIQDDFNLCGLSSQVPYYDYALDLILDVESSHGDMFTEEQNELVESAAEMLYGLIHVRYILTSKGMSAMLEKYKNYDFGRCPRVYCCGQPCLPVGQSDIPRSSTVKIYCPKCEDIYYPRSKYQDIDGAYFGTTFPHLFLMTYGHLKPQKAAQSYIPRVFGFKIHKP; this is encoded by the exons ATGTATAGGGATCGTGGTGGTGGGTCTTCGAAATCGGAGATTGTTGGACCGCTCGATCGGAAGCGCATCAACGATGCCCTGGACAAGCATCTCGAGAAGTCTTCACCGTCTACTTCGAGGGCCTTGAGCAGTAAGGACAAGGAGAGGCTCTCCGTTCCTTCCACCTCCGCCGGTAAATCACAGCTCGATCATCGTGATTCTCGCTCCGCCGCAGCTTCTCTCTCTAAGAATAAATGCTCTGATG AGGAATCTGAGACGGATAGTGAAGAATCCGATGTAAGTGGCTCTGATGGAGATGACACTTCTTGGATTTCATGGTTTTGCAATTTGCGAGGAAATGAGTTCTTTTGTGAAGTCGACGATGAATACATTCAAGATGATTTCAACCTTTGTGGTTTGAGCAGTCAAGTTCCATAttatgattatgcacttgatcTGATTTTGGACGTGGAATCTTCACATG GGGATATGTTCACTGAGGAGCAAAACGAGTTGGTTGAATCAGCAGCGGAGATGCTATATGGTCTTATTCATGTCCGATATATACTCACTAGCAAAGGAATGTCTGCAATG TTGGAGAAGTACAAAAACTATGACTTTGGAAGATGCCCACGAGTATATTGCTGTGGACAACCTTGCCTTCCTGTTGGCCAATCCGACATTCCTCGTTCCAGTACTGTAAAAATTTACTGCCCGAAGTGTGAAGACATCTATTACCCTCGATCCAAATACCAAG ACATTGACGGAGCATATTTTGGAACCACATTCCCCCACTTATTTTTGATGACATACGGGCACCTTAAGCCACAGAAGGCCGCGCAAAGTTATATTCCAAGAGTTTTCGGCTTCAAGATTCACAAGCCGTGA
- the LOC133805083 gene encoding uncharacterized protein LOC133805083, with product MHQKKSEAQIGKESSGVSSDFNPAPPLFFHSHHQHHHHYPRNPSSSLSHSSISIQSVTNDDINAQFHPKIQLPPYPSQGLAPNDLTIPPTTPYKRPLLTHNASSLSKSPTLYKFPTAKQNPSLNSLSFSAKTAAFRLVRRLNRLRRLVILLSLPFFYFLVSHPSHSFLLDFLSAFAFSAALLFSLNLALPRLPSIRLFLSRSLPLKLKSRPPLPVFWSIGSRPKSDKRVNSGCWVQVYRNGDIYEGEFHKGKCSGSGVYYYNMSGRYEGDWVDGKYDGYGVETWARGSRYRGQYRQGLRHGFGVYRFYTGDVYAGEWSNGQSHGCGVHTCEDGSRYVGEFKWGVKHGLGHYHFRNGDTYAGEYFADKMHGFGVYQFAHGHRYEGAWHEGRRQGLGMYTFRNGETQSGHWQNGVLDIPSTQNTTHPVSPVAVYHSKVLNAVQEARRAAEKAYDVAKVDERVSRAVAAANRAANAARVAAVKAVQKQMHHSNESTPIPVM from the exons ATGCATCAGAAGAAATCAGAAGCTCAGATCGGAAAAGAAAGCAGCGGCGTCTCTTCCGATTTCAACCCAGCCCCTCCACTTTTCTTCCATTCTCAtcatcaacatcatcatcattatcCTCGCAATCCGTCTTCTTCTTTGTCTCATTCCTCAATCTCAATTCAATCCGTTACGAACGACGATATCAACGCTCAGTTTCACCCCAAAATTCAGTTACCGCCATATCCATCTCAAGGTCTTGCTCCTAATGATCTAACGATCCCTCCCACGACGCCGTATAAGCGTCCCCTTCTGACCCACAACGCTTCTTCTCTCTCTAAATCGCCGACTCTTTACAAGTTCCCCACTGCCAAGCAGAACCCATCTCTCAATTCCCTCTCTTTCTCCGCCAAGACCGCCGCTTTCCGCCTCGTTCGCCGCCTCAACCGCCTCCGCCGGCTCGTGATTCTTCTCTCTCTGCCTTTCTTTTATTTCCTCGTCTCCCATCCCAGCCACTCTTTCTTGCTTGATTTTCTATCCGCTTTCGCCTTCTCTGCTGCTCTCCTGTTCTCGCTCAATCTTGCGCTCCCTCGCCTTCCGTCGATTCGATTGTTCCTCTCGCGGTCTCTCCCGCTAAAACTCAAGTCCAGACCGCCTTTGCCGGTGTTTTGGTCAATTGGTTCTCGGCCGAAATCGGATAAGAGAGTGAATTCCGGTTGCTGGGTTCAGGTATACCGAAACGGCGACATTTACGAGGGTGAATTCCATAAGGGAAAGTGCTCTGGGAGCGGAGTGTATTATTATAACATGAGCGGGAGATACGAAGGGGATTGGGTTGACGGGAAGTATGATGGCTATGGGGTTGAGACTTGGGCTCGAGGGAGCCGTTACCGAGGCCAGTATAGGCAGGGACTGAGGCACGGATTCGGGGTTTATAGATTTTATACCGGTGATGTTTATGCCGGGGAATGGTCTAATGGGCAGAGTCATGGGTGTGGTGTTCATACATGTGAGGATGGGAGCCGTTATGTTGGCGAATTCAAGTGGGGCGTTAAGCATGGGCTTGGTCACTACCATTTCAG AAATGGGGATACATATGCTGGAGAGTATTTTGCTGACAAGATGCATGGCTTTGGAGTTTATCAATTTGCCCATGGTCACCGTTATGAGGGAGCCTGGCATGAGGGTAGAAGACAAGGCCTTGGGATGTACACATTCAGAAATGGCGAAACACAATCTGGCCACTGGCAAAATGGAGTGCTTGATATTCCAAGCACACAAAATACAACTCACCCTGTTTCTCCCGTTGCTGTTTATCATTCCAAAGTACTCAATGCAGTCCAG GAAGCAAGAAGAGCAGCTGAGAAAGCTTATGATGTGGCCAAGGTTGACGAAAGGGTGAGCCGGGCTGTGGCAGCTGCGAACAGGGCAGCAAATGCAGCTAGAGTAGCAGCAGTTAAAGCTGTCCAGAAACAAATGCATCATAGTAATGAAAGCACTCCTATTCCCGTCATGTGA
- the LOC133805084 gene encoding large ribosomal subunit protein eL43 isoform X2 — protein MTKRTKKAGIVGKYGTRYGASLRKQIKKMEVSQHSKYFCEFCGKYAVKRKAVGIWGCKDCGKVKAGGAYTLNTASAVTVRSTIRRLREQTES, from the exons ATG ACGAAGAGAACCAAGAAGGCCGGTATTGTTGGGAAATATG GTACCCGTTATGGTGCTAGTTTGAGGAAGCAGATTAAGAAGATGGAAGTGAGTCAGCACAGCAAGTACTTCTGCGAGTTTTGCGGGAAG TACGCAGTGAAGAGGAAGGCTGTTGGAATTTGGGGCTGCAAAGACTGCGGCAAAGTTAAAGCTGGAGGAGCCTACACCCTCAA TACCGCCAGTGCTGTGACAGTTAGGAGCACCATCAGAAGGCTCAGGGAGCAGACTGAGAGCTAG
- the LOC133805084 gene encoding large ribosomal subunit protein eL43 isoform X1, whose translation MQTKRTKKAGIVGKYGTRYGASLRKQIKKMEVSQHSKYFCEFCGKYAVKRKAVGIWGCKDCGKVKAGGAYTLNTASAVTVRSTIRRLREQTES comes from the exons ATGCAGACGAAGAGAACCAAGAAGGCCGGTATTGTTGGGAAATATG GTACCCGTTATGGTGCTAGTTTGAGGAAGCAGATTAAGAAGATGGAAGTGAGTCAGCACAGCAAGTACTTCTGCGAGTTTTGCGGGAAG TACGCAGTGAAGAGGAAGGCTGTTGGAATTTGGGGCTGCAAAGACTGCGGCAAAGTTAAAGCTGGAGGAGCCTACACCCTCAA TACCGCCAGTGCTGTGACAGTTAGGAGCACCATCAGAAGGCTCAGGGAGCAGACTGAGAGCTAG
- the LOC133805085 gene encoding metacaspase-1, producing MNPMLLVNCAGCRTPLQLPPGAPSIRCALCHAITHIADPRAVPPSQPSSTSPYAPVPRPSSHAPPPPSPYGHAPPGPPPSAHGRKRAVICGISYKFSRHELKGCINDAKCMKYLLINKFKFPAESILMLTEEETDPYRIPTKHNIRMALFWLVQGCQAGDSLVFHYSGHGSRQRNYNGDEVDGYDETLCPLDFETQGMIVDDEINTSIVKPLPHGVRLHAIIDACHSGTVLDLPFLCRMSRSGQYVWEDHRPRSGVWKGTSGGEVISFSGCDDDQTSADTSALSKITSTGAMTFCFIQAIERGQGNTYGSILNSMRSTIRSTGSGGGLSGGSDVVTTLIGMLMTGGSAGGGLRQEPQLTSCQPFDVYTRPFSL from the exons ATGAATCCTATGTTGCTGGTCAACTGCGCCGGCTGCCGTACTCCGTTGCAGCTACCGCCGGGAGCCCCATCCATACGCTGTGCCCTCTGCCACGCCATCACTCACATCGCCGATCCACGCGCAGTCCCTCCTTCTCAACCATCGTCGACCTCACCTTACGCGCCGGTACCTCGTCCCTCCTCCCACGCGCCCCCTCCTCCGTCTCCGTATGGACACGCGCCTCCGGGACCGCCCCCGAGCGCGCACGGGCGAAAAAGGGCTGTGATTTGTGGGATATCGTACAAGTTCTCGAGGCACGAACTCAAGGGGTGCATCAACGACGCCAAGTGCATGAAGTACCTGCTGATCAACAAGTTTAAGTTTCCGGCGGAGTCTATTCTCATGCTCACAG AAGAAGAAACTGATCCATACAGGATTCCAACTAAACATAACATTAGGATGGCTCTATTCTGGTTAGTACAAGGATGTCAAGCGGGTGACTCCTTGGTGTTTCACTACTCTGGTCATGGTTCACGGCAGAGAAACTACAATGGTGATGAAGTTGATGGATACGATGAAACTCTGTGTCCCCTGGACTTCGAAACTCAGGGTATgattgttgatgatgaaatcaATACATCAATTGTTAAACCTCTTCCCCATGGAGTTAGGCTCCACGCAATAATAGATGCTTGTCATAGTGGCACTGTACTAGATTTGCCATTCCTCTGCAGAATGAGCAG GAGCGGACAGTATGTATGGGAGGATCATCGGCCTAGATCAGGCGTGTGGAAAGGAACAAGTGGTGGAGAAGTTATTTCCTTCAGTGGTTGTGATGATGATCAAACTTCAGCTGATACATCT GCTTTATCAAAGATTACATCAACTGGTGCTATGACTTTCTGCTTTATCCAAGCCATCGAGCGTGGACAAGGGAACACATATGGGAGCATACTGAATTCCATGCGATCTACCATTCGGAGTACAGGTAGTGGTGGTGGGCTTAGCGGTGGCAGTGATGTTGTTACAACTCTTATTGGCATGCTTATGACAGGAGGCAGTGCTGGTGGTGGGCTAAGACAG GAGCCTCAATTAACTTCCTGCCAGCCATTTGATGTGTATACTAGACCTTTCTCCCTTTGA
- the LOC133805136 gene encoding uncharacterized protein LOC133805136, translated as MPKLLVPFSDHFPGRVTYRGSSTLNHIKTRFLELGLLERAKESPFKQFFLASEFNFSGVLVHQLLLRKIASNNEDEVHFFLGSKSCRFGMGEFALVTGLDFSAFPSPEELEGRNLSDRLIKEYFNDAEKVKLPQVDHAFKTCTVVEDVYKLGLCLFVEGVLNAIEEKLHIWRDILKIVENVEYFFSYPWGKYSYRRLLHSCKKDMVKQKANYDAKKDAKVQQESKYSMYGYAPALQYWAYEAIQQLAVELVVSSGNMFPRMLSWSHRKNKDFTKSVIAPILLKKNLIVLPMLKPRPAEKDYYLSLTEGDLPLYPGLGQDPSETDEEEDATFEKMAEKVSQAAEAAKIFVDAAPGEEVAGPTPPIPPASAPASTCAPTSAPASAPASTCAPTSAPASVSAPTPTPPPASASAPELADLIERLDRVEGRQETLLKNQSVILDVLSQILTFVKEKPRGSNEDSESESLDLPLDYVDDPTTPPTIIVTPDAETPGVVIVNPEDVAGVQFQRARRQRRKPDWFEDYTDPTRKRPRTAAAAPADEATQEATHVLDPLKKPDPKQYRTMCKWLLGDMPNKTPRDVKSGSHGPAWFLTLKTPQSWLNDGHIDAAEHMLRMRRKYFPNIYRQNAV; from the exons atgcctaagttgcttgttccgttcagtgatcactttcctggtcgagtgacatatcggggtagtagtactttaaatcacatcaagaccaggtttttggagctcgggctgcttgaaagggctaaggaatccccttttaagcaattctttttggcttcggagtttaatttctccggagtcttggtgcatcaactgttgctgaggaaaatcgccagcaacaacgaagatgaagtgcattttttcttggggtcgaagtcttgtagattcggcatgggagagtttgccctggtgacggggttggatttcagtgccttcccgtcaccagaagagttggaagggcgtaatctcagcgatcggttgataaaggagtatttcaacgatgctgagaaagtaaagctgccacaggtggaccatgctttcaagacttgtacggttgtggaagatgtgtacaagcttggtctatgtctatttgttgagggggttctgaatgccattgaggaaaaactgcacatttggcgagatattctaaaaattgttgagaatgtagagtacttcttcagctatccatgggggaagtactcttataggaggctattgcattcttgtaagaaggacatggtgaagcaaaaggccaactatgatgccaagaaggatgccaaggtgcagcaagagtccaaatacagtatgtatggttatgcccccgccttacagtactgggcatatgaggctatccaacagcttgcggtggagcttgttgtgagctcgggaaacatgttcccgaggatgcttagctggtcGCATCGgaagaacaaggatttcaccaagtccgtcatcgcaccgatattattgaagaagaat ttaattgttcttccgatgttgaagcctcggccagcagaaaaagactattacttgtctttgactgagggagatcttcccctttatcctgggcttggccaggatccctcggagactgatgaggaggaggatgcgacttttgagaaaatggcagagaaagtttctcaggctgccgaggcagccaagatatttgttgatgctgccccgggggaggaggttgcaggtcccacccctcctattcccccagcctcagccccagcctcaacctgtgccccaacatcagccccagcctcagccccagcatcaacctgtgccccaacatcagccccagcctcagtgtcagccccaacaccaaccccaccaccagcctcagcctcagcccctgagctggccgacttgattgagcggttggacagagtcgagggtcgacaggagaccctcttgaagaaccagtcagtgatcttggacgtactcagtcagatcctgacatttgttaaggagaaaccgagggggtccaatgaagattcagagtcagagtcattggatcttccgctagactatgttgatgatccaacgacgccccctaccatcattgtgacaccagatgctgagactccgggagtcgttattgtcaaccctgaggatgttgctggggttcagtttcagagggctagacgccaaagacgcaagccagattggtttgaggactatacggatcccacgaggaaaagacctcgcactgcTGCAGCTGCACCAGCAGACGAGGCTACACAAGAGGCTACACAtgtgctggaccctctcaagaagccagatcccaaacagtataggacaatgtgcaagtggcttcttggagacatgcccaacaagaccccgCGAGATGTAAAGAGTGGGAGTCACGGTCCAGCATGGTTTCTGACGTtgaagacaccccagtcgtggctcaatgatggg catattgatgcggcagaacacatgcttcgtatgcgtcgcaagtattttcccaatatatatcgacagaatgcagtgtga